One genomic segment of Streptomyces sp. RKND-216 includes these proteins:
- a CDS encoding ATP-binding cassette domain-containing protein — protein sequence MPTSRRAGEAAPPAAVSAVGLRKSYGDKTVLDGIDLHIPAGTVFALLGPNGAGKTTTVQILSTLVGADGGRAQVAGHDIAASPDGVRAAIGVTGQFAALDDLLTAEENLLLMADLLRLGKREGRTRARALLERFGIADVGHKRAATFSGGMRRRLDIAMTLVGDPQVIFLDEPTTGLDPRSRRTMWETVRSLVEGGTTVFLTTQYLEEADQLADRIAVLDGGRIIAEGTADALKAQIPGSHVRLTFTGLAAYESAAAAFPEASRDDENLALRVAGDGGLDALRALLDRLDAAGARAAGFSVHTPDLDDVFLALTGDGTAGAGVRTPPLPAKETLR from the coding sequence ATGCCCACGTCCAGGAGAGCGGGCGAGGCGGCGCCGCCCGCCGCCGTGTCCGCCGTCGGCCTGCGCAAGTCGTACGGCGACAAGACCGTGCTCGACGGCATCGACCTGCACATCCCGGCCGGAACGGTGTTCGCCCTGCTCGGGCCCAACGGCGCCGGCAAGACCACGACCGTGCAGATCCTCTCCACGCTCGTCGGCGCCGACGGCGGCCGGGCGCAGGTCGCGGGCCACGACATCGCCGCCTCGCCGGACGGGGTCCGTGCCGCCATCGGCGTCACCGGGCAGTTCGCCGCGCTCGACGACCTGCTCACCGCCGAGGAGAACCTGCTCCTGATGGCCGACCTGTTGCGCCTCGGCAAGCGCGAGGGCCGGACCCGGGCGCGGGCGCTGCTGGAGCGGTTCGGGATCGCGGACGTCGGCCACAAGCGGGCCGCGACCTTCTCCGGCGGTATGCGGCGGCGGCTCGACATCGCCATGACGCTCGTCGGCGACCCGCAGGTGATCTTCCTGGACGAGCCGACGACCGGTCTCGACCCGCGCAGCCGCCGCACCATGTGGGAGACGGTGCGCTCGCTGGTCGAGGGCGGCACCACCGTCTTCCTCACCACGCAGTACCTGGAGGAGGCCGACCAACTCGCCGACCGGATCGCCGTGCTCGACGGCGGCCGGATCATCGCCGAGGGCACCGCCGACGCACTCAAGGCGCAGATCCCCGGCAGTCACGTCCGGCTGACCTTCACCGGTCTCGCCGCCTACGAAAGCGCGGCGGCGGCCTTCCCCGAGGCGTCACGCGACGACGAGAACCTCGCCCTGCGCGTGGCGGGCGACGGCGGCCTCGACGCGCTGCGCGCGCTGCTCGACCGCCTCGACGCCGCCGGTGCCCGTGCGGCCGGCTTCTCCGTGCACACCCCCGACCTCGACGACGTCTTCCTCGCCCTGACCGGCGACGGAACCGCCGGTGCCGGCGTCCGCACCCCGCCGCTTCCCGCCAAGGAGACCCTGCGATGA
- a CDS encoding ABC transporter permease: MSTLTHAVHDSTTMLRRNLKHAIRYPAVGFGSALTPILMLLLFVYAFGDSIGAGMGGGRDAYLEYLTPGIIIMGVAAGAMSTSIAVCSDMTEGIINRFRTMAITRSSFMTGHVVGSVLQTMVCLLLVVAVAFALGFRSDASALEWLAAAGLLAAIAFAVTWLSAALGLISKTVESASNKPLLVQFLPFLGSAFVPADSMSPGLRWFAEHQPFTPMTETLRGLLSGSEIGSAGWISLAWCAGIALVGYVWSRSLFNSTTTR; encoded by the coding sequence ATGAGCACCCTCACCCACGCCGTCCACGACTCGACGACGATGCTGCGGCGCAATCTCAAGCATGCGATCCGCTATCCGGCCGTGGGCTTCGGCAGCGCCCTGACGCCGATCCTGATGCTGCTGCTGTTCGTGTACGCCTTCGGCGACTCGATCGGCGCCGGCATGGGCGGCGGCCGGGACGCCTACCTGGAGTACCTGACCCCCGGCATCATCATCATGGGCGTGGCCGCCGGCGCGATGTCCACCTCGATCGCAGTCTGCTCCGACATGACCGAGGGCATCATCAACCGCTTCCGCACCATGGCGATCACCCGCTCGTCGTTCATGACGGGGCACGTCGTGGGCAGCGTGCTCCAGACGATGGTGTGCCTCCTCCTGGTCGTGGCCGTCGCCTTCGCGCTCGGCTTCCGGTCGGACGCGAGTGCGCTGGAGTGGCTGGCCGCGGCCGGCCTTCTCGCGGCCATCGCGTTCGCGGTGACCTGGCTGTCGGCGGCGCTCGGACTGATCTCCAAGACGGTGGAGTCCGCGAGCAACAAGCCGCTGCTGGTCCAGTTCCTGCCGTTCCTGGGCTCGGCCTTCGTGCCGGCCGACTCGATGTCGCCGGGCCTGCGCTGGTTCGCCGAGCACCAGCCCTTCACGCCGATGACCGAGACGCTGCGCGGCCTGCTCTCCGGATCGGAGATCGGCTCTGCCGGCTGGATCTCGCTCGCCTGGTGCGCGGGCATCGCCCTGGTCGGCTACGTCTGGTCGCGGTCGCTGTTCAACAGCACCACCACGCGCTGA
- a CDS encoding DUF5947 family protein, with product MSTGALARVVRGAGARRAARAAEHCDMCRAPVAATHRHMLDTAHGEMLCVCVPCTLLFEQQAASNGHFRLVPRRRVRLAPLSTESLGVPVGLAFFVPDADGGVEAHFPGPAGPAQAEVDAAAWRRLGEEHPELAALEPGVQALLVNTVRGQQHHWIVPLDDCFRLVALVRQEWRGLSGGGRVWPEVERFFTELTEDD from the coding sequence ATGAGCACGGGCGCGCTCGCGCGGGTCGTGCGCGGCGCCGGGGCCCGGCGCGCGGCGCGCGCCGCCGAACACTGCGACATGTGCCGCGCCCCGGTCGCCGCCACCCACCGGCACATGCTGGACACCGCGCACGGGGAGATGCTGTGCGTCTGCGTGCCCTGCACCCTGCTCTTCGAGCAGCAGGCGGCCAGCAACGGGCATTTCCGGCTGGTGCCACGGCGCCGCGTACGGCTGGCTCCCCTGTCCACGGAGTCTCTGGGCGTGCCCGTCGGGCTGGCGTTCTTCGTACCGGACGCCGACGGCGGCGTGGAGGCGCACTTCCCCGGCCCGGCAGGTCCGGCACAGGCGGAGGTCGACGCCGCGGCCTGGCGGCGACTGGGCGAGGAGCACCCGGAACTCGCCGCGCTGGAGCCCGGCGTGCAGGCGCTGCTCGTCAACACCGTGCGCGGGCAGCAGCACCACTGGATCGTCCCGCTCGACGACTGCTTCCGCCTGGTCGCCCTGGTGCGGCAGGAGTGGCGCGGCCTGTCCGGCGGCGGCCGGGTCTGGCCCGAGGTCGAGCGCTTCTTCACGGAACTCACCGAGGACGACTGA
- a CDS encoding NifU family protein, protein MGDACCGGGAASGTAPPAGTTGAPPTVPPAVPVGRLDDAAVGERLARADDLLGRVEGVAGPTTEAAVEAVQTLAEIYGEALARVLDLAGEELRARMGADELLAHLMVLHELHPEPVEARVAAALERVRPGVQEHGGDVELVGVDGTVATVRLLAKGCGTSAGTLEDAVREAVLGVAPELTEVRRAPAEGGSGQAFVPLDTLTVARPPSVSAGERT, encoded by the coding sequence ATGGGTGACGCCTGCTGTGGCGGTGGCGCCGCTTCCGGAACCGCGCCCCCGGCCGGTACGACGGGCGCGCCGCCCACCGTGCCGCCCGCCGTACCGGTCGGCCGGCTCGACGACGCGGCTGTCGGCGAGCGTCTGGCGCGCGCCGACGACCTCCTGGGGCGCGTCGAGGGCGTCGCCGGCCCCACGACCGAGGCGGCCGTCGAGGCCGTGCAGACGCTCGCCGAGATCTACGGCGAGGCGCTGGCCCGCGTCCTGGACCTGGCCGGCGAGGAACTGCGCGCCCGGATGGGCGCGGACGAGCTACTCGCCCACCTGATGGTGCTGCACGAACTCCACCCGGAGCCCGTGGAGGCGCGGGTGGCCGCAGCCCTTGAACGCGTACGGCCCGGCGTGCAGGAGCACGGCGGGGACGTCGAACTCGTCGGCGTCGACGGCACGGTGGCGACCGTACGTCTGCTGGCGAAGGGGTGCGGGACGTCGGCGGGGACGCTGGAGGACGCGGTGCGCGAGGCCGTGCTGGGCGTGGCGCCCGAGCTGACCGAGGTGCGGCGGGCACCGGCCGAGGGCGGCTCCGGCCAGGCGTTCGTCCCCCTCGACACGCTGACCGTCGCCCGCCCGCCGTCGGTGTCCGCCGGGGAGCGGACATGA
- a CDS encoding hydrogenase expression protein HypE gives MTIDSGTTQTDGQASRGAERKGFDEVDILWISEGLSCDGDTVSMTASGQPSIEDVVLGLIPGLPKVNLHNKVLSPTMGGEEYLAPFRAAARGEAANPFILVIEGSIPNQNIIEGDGYWTSFGNDETTGEPLPLNWWLDHLGPHAWAVVAAGTCATYGGIHAMAGNPTGAMGLADYLGWDYRSAGGLPIVNVPGCPIQPENFMETLTWVLYHAAGAAPPPPLDEMLRPQWLFGRTVHEGCDRAAYYEQADFAKDYNSPKCQVKVGCWGPVVNCNVPKRGWMNGIGGCPNVGGICIGCTMPGFPDAFMPFMDTPPGGGLSSALIRPYGAFIRRMRGITNAVVNQEPKWRHNEDAVTTGYDPHWRA, from the coding sequence ATGACCATAGACAGCGGCACCACCCAGACCGACGGGCAGGCGTCCCGCGGGGCCGAGCGCAAGGGCTTCGACGAAGTCGACATCCTGTGGATCTCCGAGGGGCTGAGCTGCGACGGCGACACCGTGTCGATGACCGCGTCCGGCCAGCCGTCCATCGAGGACGTCGTGCTGGGGCTCATCCCGGGGCTGCCCAAGGTGAACCTGCACAACAAGGTGCTGTCGCCGACGATGGGCGGCGAGGAGTACCTCGCCCCCTTCCGGGCCGCGGCCCGCGGCGAGGCCGCCAACCCGTTCATCCTGGTCATCGAGGGGTCGATCCCGAACCAGAACATCATCGAGGGCGACGGCTACTGGACATCGTTCGGCAACGACGAGACGACCGGCGAGCCCCTCCCCCTCAACTGGTGGCTGGACCACCTGGGCCCGCACGCCTGGGCGGTCGTGGCGGCGGGCACCTGCGCCACGTACGGCGGCATCCACGCCATGGCGGGCAACCCCACCGGCGCCATGGGCCTCGCCGACTACCTGGGCTGGGACTACCGCTCCGCGGGCGGGCTGCCCATCGTCAACGTGCCAGGCTGCCCGATCCAGCCGGAGAACTTCATGGAGACCCTGACCTGGGTCCTCTACCACGCGGCCGGCGCGGCGCCGCCGCCCCCGCTGGACGAGATGCTGCGCCCGCAGTGGCTGTTCGGCAGGACGGTGCACGAGGGCTGCGACCGGGCCGCCTACTACGAGCAGGCCGACTTCGCGAAGGACTACAACTCGCCCAAGTGCCAGGTGAAGGTCGGCTGCTGGGGCCCCGTCGTCAACTGCAACGTGCCCAAGCGCGGCTGGATGAACGGCATCGGCGGCTGCCCCAACGTCGGCGGCATCTGCATCGGCTGCACCATGCCGGGCTTTCCGGACGCGTTCATGCCGTTCATGGACACCCCTCCGGGCGGCGGCCTGTCGTCGGCCCTCATCCGGCCGTACGGCGCCTTCATCCGGCGGATGCGCGGCATCACCAACGCCGTGGTCAACCAGGAACCGAAGTGGCGGCACAACGAGGACGCGGTGACCACCGGCTACGACCCGCACTGGCGCGCCTGA
- a CDS encoding nickel-dependent hydrogenase large subunit: protein MTATESRAGTGERQPSQMVDMAWDPITRIVGNLGIYTKIDFANREVAECHSTSSLFRGYSVFMKGKDPRDAGFITSRICGICGDNHTTCSNYAQQMAYGIKPPPMAELITNLGEAAEYIFDHTIYQDNLLFADYCEAMVKQTNPGVLDQAERTPAPKAEIHGMRTIADIMRAFNPFEGSVYKEALKVSRVTREMFCLMEGRHVHPSTLYPGGVGTMPEPTVFTDYLTRLVGILDFVKKSVALCDDVFDFFYEALPGYEEVGRRRILLGCWGAWQDHRVCDYRYASMNEWGKAMYVTPGIVVDGELRTNNLVDINLGMRILLGSSFYEDWTNEQPFVTHDPLGNPVDMRHPWNQTTVPMPQKRDFGGNYSWVMSPRWYDQQSGDHLALDTGGGPIARLWSTALAGLVDASYVKSTGRSVQISLPKSAALPEMTLEWKVPQWSNTLERGRARSYFVAYAAAMAMQFVEEALQLVREGETRVFTDFEVPDEAIGCGFHEAVRGVLSHHLVIKDKKIANYHPYPPTPWNGSPRDSYGTPGPYEDAVQGQPIFEENGPENFKGVDIMRTVRSFDPCLPCGVHMYLGKGNELKKVHSPNFGTAGHG, encoded by the coding sequence ATGACGGCAACCGAATCCCGGGCCGGGACCGGAGAGCGCCAGCCCTCGCAGATGGTGGACATGGCGTGGGACCCGATCACCCGGATCGTCGGGAACCTCGGCATCTACACCAAGATCGACTTCGCCAACCGCGAGGTCGCCGAGTGCCACAGCACCTCGTCGCTGTTCCGCGGCTACTCGGTGTTCATGAAGGGCAAGGACCCGCGCGACGCAGGCTTCATCACCAGCCGCATCTGCGGCATCTGCGGCGACAACCACACCACCTGCTCCAACTACGCGCAGCAGATGGCGTACGGCATCAAGCCACCGCCGATGGCGGAGCTGATCACCAACCTCGGCGAGGCGGCCGAATACATCTTCGACCACACCATCTACCAGGACAACCTGCTCTTCGCCGACTACTGCGAGGCGATGGTCAAGCAGACCAACCCCGGCGTCCTGGACCAGGCCGAGCGCACCCCCGCCCCCAAGGCCGAGATCCACGGCATGCGGACGATCGCCGACATCATGCGCGCGTTCAACCCGTTCGAGGGGTCGGTCTACAAGGAGGCACTGAAGGTCAGCCGCGTCACGCGCGAGATGTTCTGCCTCATGGAGGGGCGGCACGTGCACCCGTCGACGCTCTACCCGGGCGGCGTCGGCACGATGCCGGAGCCCACCGTCTTCACCGACTACCTGACCCGGCTGGTCGGCATCCTGGACTTCGTGAAGAAGTCCGTGGCGCTGTGCGACGACGTCTTCGACTTCTTCTACGAGGCGCTGCCCGGCTACGAGGAGGTCGGCCGCCGCCGAATCCTGCTCGGCTGCTGGGGCGCCTGGCAGGACCACCGGGTCTGCGACTACCGCTACGCGTCGATGAACGAGTGGGGCAAGGCGATGTACGTCACCCCGGGCATCGTCGTCGACGGAGAGCTGCGCACGAACAACCTCGTCGACATCAACCTCGGCATGCGCATCCTGCTGGGCAGCTCCTTCTACGAGGACTGGACGAACGAGCAGCCGTTCGTCACCCACGACCCGCTGGGCAACCCGGTCGACATGCGCCACCCGTGGAACCAGACGACCGTCCCGATGCCGCAGAAGCGGGACTTCGGCGGCAACTACAGCTGGGTGATGAGCCCGCGCTGGTACGACCAGCAGTCCGGCGACCACCTGGCGCTCGACACCGGCGGCGGTCCCATCGCCCGCCTCTGGTCCACCGCGCTGGCCGGTCTGGTGGACGCCAGCTACGTGAAGTCCACCGGGCGGAGCGTGCAGATCTCGCTCCCCAAGAGCGCCGCGCTGCCGGAAATGACGCTGGAGTGGAAGGTCCCGCAGTGGAGCAACACCCTGGAGCGCGGCAGGGCCCGGTCCTACTTCGTCGCCTACGCGGCGGCGATGGCGATGCAGTTCGTCGAGGAGGCCCTGCAGCTGGTGCGTGAGGGCGAGACCCGCGTCTTCACCGACTTCGAGGTGCCGGACGAGGCGATCGGCTGCGGCTTTCACGAGGCGGTGCGCGGCGTCCTCTCCCACCACCTGGTCATCAAGGACAAGAAGATCGCGAACTACCACCCGTACCCGCCGACGCCGTGGAACGGCAGCCCGCGCGACAGCTACGGCACCCCCGGCCCGTACGAGGACGCCGTGCAGGGCCAGCCCATCTTCGAGGAGAACGGCCCGGAGAACTTCAAGGGCGTCGACATCATGCGCACCGTGCGCAGCTTCGACCCGTGCCTGCCGTGTGGGGTGCACATGTACCTCGGCAAGGGCAACGAGCTGAAGAAGGTGCACTCGCCGAACTTCGGGACGGCCGGTCATGGGTGA
- a CDS encoding VOC family protein, with product MPSIKQIQITFDCAEPERVARFWREALGYEVPPPPEGFATWSDADRVRPPGRQGSAYAWIDPVGTEPRMFFQRVPEGKTVKNRLHLDVRTGTGLVGEERVAVLEAECARLVALGAVRVRLLPADEENESCLVMQDVEGNEFCLD from the coding sequence ATGCCGTCGATCAAGCAGATCCAGATCACTTTCGACTGCGCGGAACCGGAGCGCGTCGCGCGCTTCTGGCGCGAGGCGTTGGGGTACGAGGTGCCGCCGCCACCGGAGGGTTTCGCCACCTGGAGTGATGCCGACCGGGTCCGGCCGCCCGGGCGCCAGGGGTCGGCGTACGCGTGGATCGACCCTGTGGGCACCGAGCCGCGGATGTTCTTCCAGCGCGTTCCCGAAGGCAAGACCGTCAAGAATCGCCTGCACCTCGACGTGCGGACCGGCACCGGGCTCGTGGGCGAGGAGCGTGTGGCCGTGCTGGAGGCCGAATGCGCACGGCTCGTTGCGCTCGGCGCCGTACGCGTGCGCCTGCTGCCCGCCGACGAGGAGAACGAGTCCTGCCTCGTGATGCAGGACGTCGAGGGCAACGAGTTCTGCCTCGACTGA
- a CDS encoding DUF4097 family beta strand repeat-containing protein, with protein sequence MPDFDTPEPITATLHVGAGSLRVAAADRPDTHVEVRPRDPKRNKDVRAAEQTEVGYANGVLTVRTKERRMVGPSGAVDVAVELPAGSRIDVTGSWTQVLGEGRLGEVHVKISSGDTRLGTTGPLRLVTSHGSVHVDRVEGSADIATSFGGVRVGTVDGPAVLKNSHGATSVGAALGDLRVRGAHGNVDVSRAEGSVAATVAHGTLRLAEVARGTVSMENSYGAIEVGVRAGTAAWLDVSSERGQVRNGLADSGPPEEAEDTVKILARTRWGTIDVRRAGA encoded by the coding sequence ATGCCTGATTTCGACACTCCCGAGCCGATTACGGCCACCCTCCATGTGGGGGCCGGCTCCCTCCGCGTCGCCGCAGCCGACCGCCCCGACACGCACGTCGAGGTGCGCCCCCGCGACCCGAAGCGGAACAAGGACGTACGGGCCGCCGAGCAGACCGAGGTCGGGTACGCGAACGGCGTCCTGACCGTCAGGACGAAGGAACGCCGCATGGTGGGCCCCAGCGGCGCCGTCGATGTGGCGGTCGAACTGCCCGCCGGCTCCCGCATCGACGTGACCGGCTCCTGGACCCAGGTGCTCGGCGAGGGCCGGCTCGGCGAGGTCCACGTGAAGATCTCGTCGGGCGACACCCGCCTCGGCACGACCGGCCCGCTCCGGCTCGTCACCTCCCACGGCTCGGTGCACGTCGACCGGGTCGAGGGGAGCGCCGACATCGCCACCAGCTTCGGCGGGGTGCGCGTCGGCACCGTCGACGGCCCCGCCGTACTGAAGAACTCGCACGGCGCCACGAGCGTCGGTGCCGCACTCGGCGACCTGCGGGTGCGTGGCGCACACGGCAACGTCGACGTCTCACGTGCCGAGGGGTCCGTGGCCGCGACGGTCGCCCACGGCACGCTGCGCCTCGCCGAAGTCGCCCGCGGCACCGTCTCGATGGAGAACTCGTACGGCGCCATCGAGGTGGGCGTCCGCGCCGGCACCGCCGCCTGGCTCGACGTCAGCTCCGAGCGCGGCCAGGTGCGCAACGGGCTCGCCGACTCCGGACCCCCGGAGGAGGCCGAGGACACCGTCAAGATCCTCGCCAGGACCCGCTGGGGCACGATCGACGTGCGCCGCGCCGGAGCCTGA
- the panD gene encoding aspartate 1-decarboxylase has translation MYRTMMKSKIHRATVTQADLHYVGSLTISSDLMEAADLLPGEKVDIVDVDNGARLSTYVIEGPRDSGVIGINGAAARLISPGDLVIIISYAQVSDEEARGLKPSVVFVDEDNKVSLTGHDPADAPEGSGLLRGDLA, from the coding sequence ATGTACCGCACCATGATGAAGTCGAAGATCCATCGGGCCACCGTGACCCAGGCCGACCTGCACTACGTCGGCTCGCTGACCATCAGCTCCGATCTGATGGAGGCGGCCGACCTGCTGCCGGGCGAGAAGGTGGACATCGTCGACGTCGACAACGGCGCGCGCCTGTCGACCTATGTGATCGAGGGCCCGCGGGATTCGGGCGTGATCGGCATCAACGGTGCCGCGGCCCGGCTGATCAGCCCCGGTGACCTGGTGATCATCATCTCGTACGCCCAGGTGTCCGACGAGGAGGCCCGCGGCCTCAAGCCGAGCGTGGTGTTCGTGGACGAGGACAACAAGGTGTCCCTCACGGGCCACGACCCGGCCGACGCGCCGGAGGGCAGCGGCCTTCTCCGCGGCGACCTCGCGTGA
- the leuE gene encoding leucine efflux protein LeuE, with amino-acid sequence MLGITDLPTYLVGLALIILLPGPNSLYVVSVAARRGVRAGYRAAGGVVCGDAVLMALSAGGVASLLQASPLAFSVVKFAGAGYLTWLAVGLLRGAWRLWRRRSERRAPDAPAEAAVGDTGERPYRRALVASLLNPKAILFFVSFFVQFVDPAYPHPALSFVALGLWAQLFSIAYLSVLIFSGTRLAAAFRRRRRLQAGASAAAGTAFLGFAAKLSLAS; translated from the coding sequence GTGCTGGGGATAACGGACCTCCCCACCTACCTGGTGGGGCTCGCGCTGATCATTCTGCTGCCGGGACCGAACTCGCTCTACGTCGTGTCGGTCGCGGCGCGGCGCGGCGTGCGCGCCGGGTACCGGGCGGCGGGCGGAGTGGTGTGCGGGGACGCGGTGCTGATGGCGCTCTCAGCGGGCGGAGTGGCGTCGCTGCTCCAGGCCAGCCCGCTGGCGTTCTCGGTGGTGAAGTTCGCGGGTGCCGGGTATCTGACCTGGCTCGCCGTCGGCCTGCTGCGCGGGGCCTGGCGGCTCTGGCGCCGCCGGAGCGAGAGGCGTGCACCCGATGCTCCGGCCGAGGCCGCGGTCGGTGACACCGGGGAACGGCCGTACCGCCGGGCGCTGGTGGCCAGCCTGCTCAACCCGAAGGCGATCCTGTTCTTCGTCTCCTTCTTCGTGCAGTTCGTGGACCCGGCCTACCCGCACCCCGCGCTGTCGTTCGTCGCGCTGGGGCTGTGGGCGCAGCTGTTCAGCATCGCCTACCTGTCCGTGCTGATCTTCTCCGGTACGCGACTGGCAGCCGCCTTCCGCCGGCGCCGGCGCCTCCAGGCCGGAGCGTCGGCCGCTGCCGGAACCGCGTTCCTGGGCTTCGCCGCGAAGCTCTCCCTGGCGAGCTGA